One Brachybacterium kimchii genomic window carries:
- a CDS encoding O-acetyl-ADP-ribose deacetylase, which produces MSEPTVPITLHRGDITTDGEVDAIVNAANSTLLGGGGVDGAIHRAAGPGLLAECRTLDGCETGDAKITGGHDLPAAHVIHTVGPVWSARADEAGRQEKDSQLASCYRRSLEVARENGLASVAFPSISTGVYRFPVERAAAVAIRTVRETAAAVGGFEEIRFWLFDDASLAAYREALETV; this is translated from the coding sequence ATGAGCGAGCCGACGGTCCCGATCACACTGCACCGCGGCGACATCACGACGGACGGCGAGGTCGACGCGATCGTCAACGCCGCCAACTCGACGCTGCTGGGCGGCGGCGGGGTCGACGGCGCGATCCACCGCGCGGCCGGGCCCGGGCTGCTCGCCGAGTGCCGCACGCTCGACGGCTGCGAGACCGGCGACGCGAAGATCACCGGCGGGCACGACCTGCCCGCGGCCCACGTGATCCACACCGTCGGCCCCGTCTGGTCGGCGCGGGCCGACGAGGCCGGCCGACAGGAGAAGGACTCCCAGCTCGCCTCGTGCTATCGGCGCAGTCTCGAGGTCGCACGCGAGAACGGCCTGGCCAGCGTGGCCTTCCCGTCGATCTCGACCGGCGTCTATCGCTTCCCGGTCGAGCGCGCGGCAGCAGTCGCGATCCGCACCGTGCGGGAGACCGCGGCCGCGGTCGGCGGGTTCGAGGAGATCCGCTTCTGGCTGTTCGACGATGCGTCCCTCGCGGCGTACCGGGAGGCGCTCGAGACGGTCTGA
- a CDS encoding NADP-dependent oxidoreductase: MKAITYSAYGDPDVLEVSEVETPKVGPGEVRLAVRAAGVNPVDWKIVAGGLDPLMNIEFPAIPGWDVVGVVEAVGLDVTEVVEGDEVMAYGRKDWVEQGSFAEQMTVPVRTLARKPAALDWEQAAALPLAGLTAYQSLTRMGVAEGTTVLVHGANGGVGSFAVQIAVALGARVIGTASEPNHDRLRSLGAEPVTYGEGLADRVRELAPDGVDVVVDYVGGVLEATLDVLADGGRHASIADGSVAESGGTYMWVRPDAEDLAVLADMVDTGKLRVDVARAFPLEQAADAFRANMDGHTSGKIVVRVSE; encoded by the coding sequence ATGAAGGCCATCACTTACAGCGCGTACGGAGACCCTGACGTCCTCGAGGTCAGCGAGGTCGAGACCCCCAAGGTCGGCCCCGGCGAGGTGCGCCTCGCCGTCCGCGCCGCCGGTGTGAACCCGGTGGACTGGAAAATCGTGGCCGGCGGCCTCGACCCGCTCATGAACATCGAGTTCCCCGCGATCCCCGGCTGGGACGTCGTGGGCGTCGTCGAGGCCGTGGGGCTGGACGTCACCGAGGTCGTCGAGGGCGACGAGGTCATGGCCTACGGCCGCAAGGACTGGGTCGAGCAGGGCTCCTTCGCCGAGCAGATGACGGTGCCCGTGCGCACCCTCGCCCGCAAGCCCGCGGCGCTCGACTGGGAGCAGGCGGCCGCCCTGCCCCTCGCCGGCCTCACCGCCTACCAGTCCCTCACCCGCATGGGCGTCGCCGAGGGCACGACCGTGCTGGTCCACGGCGCGAACGGCGGCGTCGGCAGCTTCGCCGTCCAGATCGCCGTGGCCCTCGGCGCGCGCGTCATCGGCACCGCCTCCGAGCCGAACCACGACCGACTGCGCTCCCTGGGCGCCGAGCCCGTGACCTACGGCGAGGGCCTCGCCGACCGCGTGCGCGAGCTCGCGCCCGACGGCGTGGACGTCGTGGTCGACTACGTGGGCGGGGTCCTGGAGGCGACCCTCGACGTGCTCGCGGACGGCGGTCGGCACGCCTCGATCGCCGACGGCTCGGTCGCGGAGTCCGGAGGCACCTACATGTGGGTGCGGCCCGACGCCGAGGACCTCGCCGTCCTCGCCGACATGGTCGACACCGGCAAGCTGCGCGTCGACGTCGCCCGCGCGTTCCCGCTCGAGCAGGCGGCCGACGCCTTCCGCGCCAACATGGACGGCCACACCAGCGGCAAGATCGTGGTCCGCGTCAGCGAGTGA
- a CDS encoding beta-N-acetylglucosaminidase domain-containing protein: MTPDQRPTSSPRPTDSTGPASTPRATGPRSDLTRRRALGLAAAAGGGVVAASAAAPALAAGTAAGGGTPGPATPAKELPPVHPVPQKVTVFDGNVSLAGKVSVIVGKDTDDSALAALREVLEDAGASISLITATSEKTTAQGTRIHLGTSEDNPTLAPNLEALGAKGADDLEAEGYVLAAGRSKSALVVLAGRDAAGSFYAVQTLRLLLAGTSRLRQVEVRDWPLMQIRGSIEGFYGIPWSHQARLDHFPFYGRRKLNTYIYTPKDDLLLRSKWRDLYEGEALEDMAELVETATKNHVHFTYALSPGNDITYGSDADFAATVKKFDQVRDLGVTSFYIALDDIPTELGEEDAAQFDSLAAAQAHYLNRLQDEYVKANDLEPLQTVPTEYWGSGPSDYKTAFGTGIDPDIRVQWTGEGVFSPQVTVDSASKAEESYHSEHLYVWDNFPVNDGRRDRIFLNPLEGRADTLHEHFDGFTSNPMIEPYASLPALANYADYCWNPPAYEAEDSFADALDELAGDDRQVRRALDVFVDLNVNWPYRDGSPKAPALAADVEAYRKAYEAGTQGGRADLRTRLNRITELPRALEAMASQGFVDDTKSWMTAASQWAQGIKEQDRMLTALEEGGLKKASRAAASAKANFRAATAATVPDQGDDGVYEEDQITPSVGDGVFEVFIAWAWAQLRDVLPDDPSLPFVGLPATASTTLDQYQDHAPALMVDGDESTMFWSSRAPKKGDTITLELTNPSDLRFVQLKMAKSDETAGDQVYAGVVEASADQETWTKIGTLAGDPVFTKELAQPVRAGWVRVTVTGKNPGGKWVQVREFAVSDEVPSGG; encoded by the coding sequence TTGACCCCTGATCAGCGCCCCACCAGCTCGCCCCGTCCCACCGACTCGACCGGCCCGGCCAGCACTCCGCGCGCCACGGGGCCCCGTTCCGACCTCACCCGTCGCCGGGCGCTCGGTCTCGCGGCGGCGGCCGGCGGCGGGGTCGTCGCCGCGTCGGCTGCCGCACCGGCCCTCGCCGCGGGGACCGCAGCAGGCGGCGGCACCCCCGGCCCCGCCACCCCCGCGAAGGAGCTGCCTCCCGTGCACCCCGTCCCCCAGAAGGTGACCGTGTTCGACGGGAACGTATCGCTCGCCGGGAAGGTCAGCGTGATCGTCGGCAAGGACACCGACGACTCCGCGCTCGCGGCCCTGCGCGAGGTGCTCGAGGACGCCGGTGCGTCCATCTCCCTCATCACCGCCACCAGTGAGAAGACCACGGCGCAGGGAACCCGCATCCACCTGGGCACCTCCGAGGACAACCCGACCCTCGCTCCGAACCTGGAGGCGCTCGGCGCGAAGGGGGCCGATGATCTCGAGGCCGAGGGGTACGTGCTCGCCGCGGGCCGCTCGAAGAGTGCGCTCGTGGTGCTCGCCGGCCGCGATGCCGCCGGCTCCTTCTACGCCGTGCAGACCCTGCGCCTGCTGCTCGCGGGCACGAGCCGTCTGCGCCAGGTCGAGGTGCGGGACTGGCCGCTGATGCAGATCCGCGGATCCATCGAGGGCTTCTACGGGATCCCGTGGTCGCACCAGGCGCGCCTGGACCACTTCCCGTTCTACGGGCGCCGCAAGCTCAACACCTACATCTACACGCCCAAGGACGACCTGCTGCTGCGCTCGAAGTGGCGCGACCTGTACGAGGGCGAGGCGCTGGAGGACATGGCGGAGCTCGTCGAGACCGCCACGAAGAACCACGTGCACTTCACCTATGCCCTCTCCCCCGGCAACGACATCACCTACGGCAGCGACGCGGACTTCGCGGCCACCGTGAAGAAGTTCGACCAGGTGCGGGATCTGGGCGTGACCAGCTTCTACATCGCCCTGGACGACATCCCCACCGAATTGGGCGAGGAGGACGCCGCGCAGTTCGACTCGCTCGCCGCCGCGCAGGCGCACTACCTGAACCGTCTGCAGGACGAGTACGTGAAGGCCAACGACCTCGAGCCGCTGCAGACCGTCCCCACGGAGTACTGGGGCTCGGGCCCCTCGGACTACAAGACGGCGTTCGGCACCGGGATCGACCCAGACATCCGCGTGCAGTGGACGGGCGAGGGAGTGTTCTCCCCGCAGGTCACCGTGGATTCGGCGAGCAAGGCCGAGGAGTCCTACCACTCCGAGCACCTGTACGTGTGGGACAACTTCCCCGTCAACGACGGGCGCCGGGACCGCATCTTCCTGAACCCGCTCGAGGGTCGCGCGGACACCCTGCACGAGCACTTCGACGGCTTCACGTCGAACCCGATGATCGAGCCCTACGCCTCGCTGCCGGCGCTCGCGAACTACGCCGACTACTGCTGGAACCCGCCCGCGTACGAGGCAGAGGACTCCTTCGCCGACGCCCTCGACGAGCTCGCCGGCGACGACCGGCAGGTGCGCCGGGCGCTCGACGTCTTCGTCGACCTCAACGTCAACTGGCCCTACCGGGACGGCTCGCCGAAGGCCCCCGCGCTCGCGGCCGACGTCGAGGCCTACCGGAAGGCCTACGAGGCCGGCACCCAGGGCGGGCGCGCGGATCTGCGCACGCGGCTGAACCGGATCACGGAGCTGCCGCGGGCCCTCGAGGCGATGGCCTCGCAGGGCTTCGTCGACGACACGAAGTCGTGGATGACCGCCGCGTCCCAGTGGGCACAGGGCATCAAGGAGCAGGACCGCATGCTCACCGCCCTCGAGGAGGGTGGGCTGAAGAAGGCGTCGAGGGCCGCGGCGAGCGCGAAGGCCAACTTCCGCGCGGCGACCGCTGCGACCGTCCCCGACCAGGGCGACGACGGGGTGTACGAGGAGGACCAGATCACCCCGAGCGTGGGCGACGGCGTGTTCGAGGTGTTCATCGCCTGGGCGTGGGCGCAGCTGCGCGACGTGCTGCCCGACGACCCGTCCCTGCCGTTCGTCGGGCTCCCCGCCACGGCGAGCACGACCCTGGACCAGTACCAGGACCACGCCCCGGCGCTCATGGTCGACGGCGACGAGTCCACGATGTTCTGGTCCTCGCGCGCCCCGAAGAAGGGCGACACGATCACCCTCGAGCTCACGAACCCGTCCGACCTGCGCTTCGTGCAGCTGAAGATGGCGAAGTCCGACGAGACCGCGGGCGACCAGGTCTACGCGGGGGTCGTCGAGGCCTCCGCCGACCAGGAGACCTGGACGAAGATCGGCACGCTCGCGGGCGACCCCGTGTTCACGAAGGAGCTCGCCCAGCCCGTACGCGCCGGATGGGTGCGCGTGACCGTGACCGGGAAGAACCCGGGCGGAAAGTGGGTGCAGGTGCGCGAGTTCGCCGTCTCCGACGAGGTGCCGAGCGGCGGCTGA
- a CDS encoding dipeptide ABC transporter ATP-binding protein, which yields MNALITADSLSVAFDGDEVLHDVSLALRPGSCLGIVGESGSGKSVTARSLLGLNGERAEVRADRLEATGTDLLRATDAQLRALRGRRIGYVLQDALVSLDPLRRVGAEIAEPLRVHGVPRRAREGRVHELLAAAGVPEPELRARQLPSELSGGLRQRALIAAALALDPDVLIADEPTTALDVTVQAQILSLLEANLAAGRAIILISHDLAVVERLADEVLVMKDGRVVEQGPTSQVLSRPADPYTRRLLAAVPSARSRGSRLSDAPPLELSARDRELLGARRAGAEPAADGAPAAKAPVLKVEHVSKRFRGPDGRERTVVDDVSFALAPGETLGIVGESGSGKSTTARIALALAEPSAGRVLLDGEAWSGLRERRRRYRRRRISVVPQDPLGSFDPRWDVGRTIADAIPAEVGGSSRSEARSHRVSELLEAVGLTAAHARRHPLTLSGGQRQRVAIARALATSPEILVLDEPVSALDVSIQAQVLDLLGDLQKALGTAHLFISHDLGVVHHVSDRVLVMQAGRVVEQGTADEVFFRPRHDYTRELVAALPHPTLQETA from the coding sequence ATGAACGCCCTGATCACCGCAGATAGCCTCTCGGTCGCCTTCGACGGGGACGAGGTCTTGCACGACGTCTCGCTCGCGCTCCGCCCGGGCAGCTGCCTGGGGATCGTGGGCGAGTCCGGCTCCGGGAAGTCGGTGACCGCCCGCAGCCTGCTGGGGCTGAACGGCGAGCGCGCGGAGGTGCGCGCCGATCGTCTCGAGGCGACCGGCACCGACCTGCTGCGGGCGACCGACGCCCAGCTGCGCGCCCTGCGCGGCCGCCGCATCGGCTACGTGCTGCAGGACGCCCTGGTCTCCCTCGATCCGCTGCGCCGCGTGGGCGCGGAGATCGCCGAGCCCCTGCGCGTCCACGGCGTGCCCCGGCGGGCCCGGGAGGGCCGGGTGCACGAGCTGCTCGCGGCCGCCGGCGTCCCCGAGCCCGAGCTGCGGGCCCGTCAGCTGCCCAGCGAGCTCTCCGGCGGGCTGCGCCAGCGCGCGCTGATCGCCGCGGCGCTCGCCCTGGATCCCGACGTCCTGATCGCCGACGAGCCGACCACCGCCCTCGACGTCACCGTGCAGGCGCAGATCCTCTCGCTGCTCGAGGCGAACCTGGCCGCGGGCCGCGCGATCATCCTCATCAGCCACGACCTCGCCGTCGTCGAGCGCCTGGCCGACGAGGTGCTGGTGATGAAGGACGGCCGCGTCGTCGAGCAGGGGCCCACGTCCCAGGTCCTCTCCCGCCCCGCCGACCCGTACACGCGCCGCCTGCTCGCGGCGGTCCCCTCCGCCCGCTCGCGAGGGTCCCGCCTCTCCGACGCGCCGCCGCTCGAGCTCTCGGCGCGGGACCGGGAGCTGCTCGGCGCGCGTCGCGCGGGAGCAGAGCCCGCGGCCGACGGCGCACCCGCTGCCAAGGCCCCGGTGCTGAAGGTCGAGCACGTCTCGAAGCGCTTCCGCGGGCCCGACGGGCGCGAGCGCACCGTCGTGGACGACGTGTCCTTCGCCCTCGCACCGGGCGAGACCCTCGGGATCGTCGGCGAGTCCGGATCCGGGAAGTCGACCACGGCGCGCATCGCCCTGGCCCTCGCCGAGCCGAGCGCGGGGCGCGTGCTTCTCGACGGGGAGGCCTGGTCGGGGCTGCGCGAGCGCCGCCGCCGCTACCGTCGGCGCCGCATCTCCGTGGTGCCGCAGGACCCGCTGGGCTCCTTCGACCCGCGCTGGGACGTCGGCCGCACCATCGCCGACGCGATCCCCGCGGAGGTCGGCGGCTCCTCCCGCAGCGAGGCCCGGTCTCACCGGGTGTCCGAGCTGCTCGAGGCCGTGGGGCTCACCGCGGCGCACGCCCGCCGCCATCCCCTGACCCTCTCCGGCGGGCAGCGCCAGCGCGTCGCGATCGCGCGCGCCCTGGCCACCTCGCCGGAGATCCTGGTGCTCGACGAGCCGGTCTCCGCGCTCGACGTGTCCATCCAGGCGCAGGTCCTCGACCTGCTCGGCGACCTCCAGAAGGCCCTCGGCACCGCGCACCTGTTCATCTCCCACGACCTTGGCGTCGTCCACCACGTGTCCGATCGCGTGCTGGTCATGCAGGCGGGCCGCGTGGTGGAGCAGGGCACCGCCGACGAGGTCTTCTTCCGCCCCCGCCACGACTACACCCGGGAGCTCGTCGCCGCGCTCCCCCACCCGACCCTCCAGGAGACCGCATGA
- a CDS encoding ABC transporter permease gives MTALATAPETAAPAAGSRPRTRRTRPATALRSVSFWLAAVVVALVLLAAIAPGLLAPQDPLEISLGESFDAPSAAHVFGTDQSGRDVFSRVVHGAGQSLAIGLGATAIGLVGAIALGLLGGLGGRLADASVTRVIEVLYAFPGILLALILIAVYGSSALTQMVAVGVATMPGYARMVRGQVLAVKGSLYVESARALGHSPARILTRTILPNAFRPLTVLVTLGVGQAIVWAAALGFLGMGVQPPTAEWGAMLNAGRTYIQQAWWMDFFPGITIVVFTLSLTVLGRHLQRAADSGASR, from the coding sequence ATGACCGCGCTCGCCACCGCACCGGAGACCGCCGCCCCGGCGGCCGGCTCCCGACCCCGCACCCGACGGACGCGCCCCGCGACCGCCCTGCGCAGCGTGAGCTTCTGGCTCGCGGCCGTGGTCGTCGCCCTGGTGCTGCTCGCGGCGATCGCGCCGGGGCTGCTCGCCCCGCAGGACCCGCTCGAGATCAGCCTCGGCGAGAGCTTCGACGCCCCCAGCGCCGCGCACGTCTTCGGCACCGACCAGTCGGGCCGCGACGTGTTCTCGCGCGTGGTGCACGGCGCCGGGCAGTCGCTCGCGATCGGCCTCGGCGCGACCGCGATCGGCCTCGTCGGGGCGATCGCCCTGGGGCTTCTCGGCGGCCTCGGCGGACGCCTGGCCGACGCCTCGGTGACCCGCGTGATCGAGGTGCTCTACGCCTTCCCCGGGATCCTCCTCGCACTCATCCTCATCGCCGTCTACGGCAGCAGCGCGCTCACGCAGATGGTCGCCGTGGGCGTCGCGACCATGCCCGGCTACGCCCGCATGGTGCGCGGCCAGGTGCTCGCCGTGAAGGGCTCCCTGTACGTGGAGTCCGCCCGCGCGCTCGGCCACTCCCCCGCGCGGATCCTCACGCGCACGATCCTCCCGAACGCCTTCCGCCCGCTCACCGTGCTGGTGACCCTCGGGGTGGGGCAGGCGATCGTGTGGGCCGCGGCGCTGGGCTTCCTGGGCATGGGCGTGCAGCCGCCCACCGCCGAGTGGGGCGCCATGCTCAACGCCGGCCGCACCTACATCCAGCAGGCCTGGTGGATGGACTTCTTCCCCGGCATCACGATCGTCGTCTTCACCCTGTCCCTCACCGTGCTGGGCCGTCACCTGCAGCGCGCCGCCGATTCCGGAGCCTCCCGATGA
- a CDS encoding acyl-CoA dehydrogenase family protein — translation MSTTAAPVGPTDSTTKATPTARTDAPASLEDLRARFTPVLAEIAEGAVEREHERRLPFAEVRALADAGFTAITVPREQGGSGADVEALFGLLIDLGEADSNLPQLLRAHFAFANGLLLGDEEEDPSTWQRLLAGGAVFGNASHERSTARVGDLATTVVPDGEDFLISGEKAYSTGSIFADWINVTAQTPGGRRARVTVRRDDAGVEVRDDWDGFGQQLTGSGTTVLRDVRVPASRVRIRGGSADGLPTPQTAFLQLVLLSSLVGVGRAALRDGVEFVRSRTRVYSQGSGATAAEDPLVQAVVGRLSAKLAAAKDSVLAAARVLGRAQDSVIRDHRDGVAGSERSLALIDAAELRTVQAQLTAVDNVLAVTTQLFEVGGASATSRGRALDRHWRNARTLSSHNPAIYQERAIGDRLLNDSELLYFWSTGEKKKS, via the coding sequence ATGAGCACCACCGCCGCACCCGTCGGCCCGACCGACTCGACGACCAAGGCGACCCCGACCGCCCGGACCGACGCCCCCGCGTCGCTCGAGGACCTGCGTGCGCGCTTCACGCCCGTGCTGGCCGAGATCGCGGAGGGCGCGGTCGAGCGCGAGCACGAGCGCCGCCTGCCCTTCGCCGAGGTCCGCGCGCTCGCGGACGCGGGCTTCACGGCGATCACCGTCCCGCGCGAGCAGGGCGGATCCGGGGCCGACGTGGAGGCCCTGTTCGGCCTGCTCATCGACCTCGGTGAGGCCGATTCGAACCTCCCGCAGCTGCTGCGCGCCCACTTCGCCTTCGCCAACGGCCTCCTGCTGGGCGATGAGGAGGAGGACCCGAGCACCTGGCAGCGCCTGCTCGCGGGCGGCGCCGTCTTCGGCAACGCGAGCCATGAGCGCAGCACCGCCCGGGTCGGGGACCTCGCCACGACCGTCGTCCCCGACGGTGAGGACTTCCTGATCAGCGGCGAGAAGGCGTACTCCACCGGGTCGATCTTCGCGGACTGGATCAACGTCACCGCGCAGACGCCCGGCGGCCGCCGCGCCCGCGTGACCGTGCGGCGCGACGATGCCGGCGTCGAGGTGAGAGACGACTGGGACGGCTTCGGTCAGCAGCTCACCGGCAGCGGCACCACGGTGCTGCGCGACGTGCGGGTGCCCGCCTCGCGGGTGCGGATCCGGGGCGGGAGCGCGGACGGCCTGCCGACGCCGCAGACCGCGTTCCTGCAGCTGGTGCTGCTGTCCTCGCTGGTGGGCGTGGGGCGGGCGGCGCTGCGCGACGGCGTCGAGTTCGTGCGCTCGCGCACCCGCGTCTACTCGCAGGGCAGCGGGGCCACCGCGGCGGAGGACCCGCTGGTCCAGGCGGTCGTCGGCCGGCTCTCGGCGAAGCTCGCCGCCGCGAAGGACTCCGTGCTCGCCGCTGCGCGCGTCCTCGGCCGCGCGCAGGACTCGGTGATCCGCGACCATCGCGACGGGGTGGCGGGCTCGGAGCGCTCGCTCGCGCTCATCGACGCGGCCGAGCTGCGCACCGTGCAGGCGCAGCTCACCGCCGTCGACAACGTGCTCGCGGTGACGACCCAGCTGTTCGAGGTGGGCGGCGCCTCGGCGACCTCGCGCGGACGCGCCCTGGATCGGCACTGGCGCAACGCCCGCACCCTGTCCTCGCACAACCCCGCGATCTACCAGGAGCGTGCGATCGGCGACCGGCTGCTCAACGACTCCGAGCTGCTCTACTTCTGGTCGACGGGCGAGAAGAAGAAGAGCTGA
- a CDS encoding glycerophosphodiester phosphodiesterase, with translation MDSVMERMSLARSASARTASSSSASLSTPVASPRPAVIGHRGAPVGAPENTLASFGRAVRDGADALECDVHLSADGHLVVMHDSSIDRTASPHGPLCGGDIADLTRAQLDTVELGGGERIPSLDDFLDACGGGAGRPVGAVVEVKAPAAARATALALRERFGAQPMPLPDGTPPAVIISFHPEALRTVRETAPEIPIGLLAAGVDDEVMQVLAELRAERVSVWIQTLEDGDADRAWAASGASLHVWTVNTPEHLDAALAAGVASITTDDPGWVVRERDGRAQPVG, from the coding sequence ATGGATTCCGTCATGGAGCGCATGTCCCTCGCCCGTTCCGCCTCCGCACGAACCGCCTCCTCCTCGTCCGCCTCCCTGTCCACCCCGGTCGCCTCGCCCCGCCCGGCCGTCATCGGCCACCGCGGAGCCCCCGTCGGCGCCCCCGAGAACACCCTCGCCTCCTTCGGCCGCGCCGTCCGCGACGGGGCCGACGCCCTCGAATGCGACGTCCACCTCAGCGCCGACGGCCACCTCGTCGTCATGCACGACTCCAGCATCGACCGCACCGCCTCCCCGCACGGGCCCCTGTGCGGCGGCGACATCGCCGACCTCACCCGCGCCCAGCTGGACACCGTCGAGCTCGGCGGCGGCGAGCGCATCCCCTCGCTCGACGACTTCCTCGACGCGTGCGGGGGCGGCGCGGGCCGACCCGTCGGCGCGGTCGTCGAGGTCAAGGCCCCGGCTGCCGCCCGCGCGACCGCCCTCGCCCTGCGCGAGCGCTTCGGGGCGCAGCCGATGCCTCTGCCCGACGGCACCCCGCCCGCGGTGATCATCTCCTTCCACCCCGAGGCGCTGCGCACCGTGCGCGAGACCGCACCGGAGATCCCGATCGGCCTGCTCGCCGCCGGGGTCGACGACGAGGTGATGCAGGTGCTCGCCGAGCTGCGCGCCGAGCGCGTGAGCGTGTGGATCCAGACCCTCGAGGACGGCGACGCCGACCGCGCCTGGGCCGCGAGCGGCGCGAGCCTGCACGTGTGGACCGTGAACACGCCCGAGCACCTCGACGCCGCGCTCGCCGCGGGCGTCGCCTCGATCACGACCGACGACCCCGGCTGGGTCGTCCGCGAGCGCGACGGCCGGGCCCAGCCGGTCGGCTGA